One stretch of Bradyrhizobium canariense DNA includes these proteins:
- a CDS encoding TlyA family RNA methyltransferase produces the protein MPPPRKRADVLLVERGLFESRARAQAAIEAGLVIANDKQVLKASEGIPDDAVLQAQPAHPFVSRGGVKLAGALERYPIDIEDHVCLDVGASTGGFTEVLLANGAALVFAIDVGRDQLHPSLQGHSRVVSMEETDIRDFEGKRLPQRPDIVVIDVSFISLKAVLPVALSLAAAPMHLLALIKPQFEAQRKHSKRGIIRNASVHQAICDDIAAFASSLGCTDIQVFPSSITGGDGNIEFFIGARRG, from the coding sequence ATGCCCCCTCCCCGCAAGCGCGCGGACGTATTGCTGGTCGAGCGCGGCCTGTTCGAAAGCCGGGCGCGGGCCCAGGCCGCCATCGAAGCCGGCCTCGTTATCGCCAATGATAAACAGGTCCTGAAGGCATCCGAGGGCATTCCCGACGACGCCGTGCTGCAGGCGCAGCCGGCGCATCCCTTTGTTTCGCGGGGCGGCGTCAAGCTGGCGGGCGCGCTGGAACGCTATCCGATCGACATCGAAGATCACGTCTGTCTCGACGTCGGCGCATCGACCGGCGGCTTTACCGAAGTCCTGCTCGCCAACGGCGCCGCTCTGGTATTCGCCATCGACGTCGGGCGCGACCAGCTCCATCCCTCGCTGCAGGGCCATTCCAGAGTCGTTTCGATGGAGGAAACCGATATCCGCGACTTTGAGGGCAAACGCCTGCCGCAGCGGCCCGATATCGTCGTCATCGATGTCAGCTTCATCTCGTTGAAAGCCGTGCTGCCGGTTGCGCTGTCGCTGGCGGCAGCGCCGATGCACCTTCTGGCGCTGATCAAGCCGCAGTTCGAAGCCCAGCGAAAGCATTCCAAGCGCGGCATCATCCGCAATGCGTCGGTGCACCAGGCGATCTGCGACGACATCGCCGCATTCGCCTCGTCGCTCGGATGCACCGATATCCAGGTGTTTCCGTCTTCGATCACCGGCGGCGACGGCAATATCGAATTCTTCATCGGCGCGCGCCGTGGCTGA
- a CDS encoding class I SAM-dependent RNA methyltransferase, with amino-acid sequence MAERVVIDHVGHRGDGAGFAGGESLFVPYTLGGEIVEVEPVAGHPDRKHLLRIERASTERITPFCRYFGACGGCAIQHWQPEAYRAWKRQIVTDTLAHAGIECEVDALIDAHGAGRRRITVHARRGDDGELRTGFAAANSHAIVAIDDCPILDPALRGALDAARALAEALKPAGKPLDIQITAADNGLDIDVRGSGPLTSADIAVLSDLAQRHGLARLTRHGELVLMRTPPTVAIGTARLNLPPGSFLQATRAGEEALAALVIQHCKRAKHIADLFCGVGPFALRLAAIARVSAFDSDAGAVTALQKAAASASGLKPIKAETRDLFRRPLMPQELRDYDAVVFDPPRQGAQAQVRQLAASKISSIIAVSCNVATFVRDARSLIDGGYKIENVTPVDQFRHTPHVELVARFTLKR; translated from the coding sequence GTGGCTGAACGTGTCGTCATCGATCACGTCGGTCATCGCGGCGACGGCGCGGGTTTTGCCGGCGGCGAGAGCCTGTTCGTGCCTTACACGCTCGGTGGGGAAATCGTCGAGGTCGAGCCCGTCGCGGGGCACCCCGACCGCAAACACCTGTTACGCATCGAGCGCGCGAGTACGGAGCGGATCACGCCGTTCTGCAGATATTTCGGCGCTTGCGGCGGCTGCGCCATTCAACATTGGCAGCCGGAAGCCTATCGCGCGTGGAAACGCCAGATCGTGACCGATACGCTGGCGCACGCCGGTATCGAATGCGAGGTCGATGCGCTGATCGACGCCCACGGCGCCGGCCGCCGGCGCATCACCGTGCATGCGCGCCGCGGCGATGATGGCGAGTTGCGAACCGGGTTCGCCGCGGCCAACAGCCACGCGATTGTCGCGATCGACGATTGTCCGATCCTCGATCCAGCCTTGCGCGGCGCGCTCGACGCTGCGCGTGCGCTAGCCGAAGCCTTGAAGCCCGCCGGCAAGCCGCTGGACATCCAGATCACGGCTGCCGACAACGGGCTCGACATCGACGTGCGCGGTTCCGGGCCGCTGACGTCGGCTGACATCGCGGTTCTGTCCGATCTCGCTCAAAGGCACGGTCTGGCGCGGCTGACACGCCATGGCGAACTGGTGTTGATGCGGACGCCGCCGACGGTCGCGATCGGCACCGCGCGATTGAACCTGCCGCCGGGTTCGTTCCTGCAGGCGACGCGCGCCGGCGAAGAAGCGCTGGCGGCACTGGTCATCCAGCATTGCAAGCGCGCCAAACATATCGCTGATCTGTTTTGCGGGGTCGGACCATTTGCGCTGCGGCTCGCGGCCATCGCGCGAGTCTCGGCTTTCGACAGCGATGCCGGCGCGGTGACGGCGCTACAGAAGGCCGCGGCGTCGGCGTCGGGACTGAAACCGATCAAGGCCGAGACGCGCGATCTGTTCCGGCGACCACTGATGCCGCAGGAACTGCGCGATTACGACGCGGTCGTGTTCGATCCGCCGCGGCAAGGCGCGCAGGCACAAGTGCGGCAACTCGCGGCCAGCAAGATCTCTTCGATTATTGCCGTGTCATGCAACGTCGCGACATTCGTGCGCGATGCGCGAAGTTTGATCGATGGCGGCTATAAAATAGAAAACGTCACGCCGGTTGACCAATTTCGTCACACGCCGCATGTCGAATTGGTGGCCAGATTCACGCTGAAACGCTGA
- a CDS encoding class I SAM-dependent methyltransferase, producing the protein MDVNPDRLNAFMGKMLGDVGSAMNASLMLMGDKLGLYKALATKGPMNSLELAKATGTTERYVREWLAAQAASGYVEYDAKSGKFSMQPEQAMALADEDSPVFMGAVGDLVSATFLDEPKISDAFKTGKGVGWNRRSECLFCGTARFFRTGYKHHLVQEWLPALDGVVEKLKRGAKVADVGCGHGVSTRLMAEAFPKSRFYGFDYHEGSIEAAREGARKAGLSDRVRFDVHSAKTYPAEGYDLICFFDCLHDMGDPVGAMKHVRETMAEDGTCMLVEPFANDRLEDNLNPIGRIYYAASTVVCTPASLDQEVGLALGAQAGEARLREVARQGGLTRFRRATETPFNLILEARV; encoded by the coding sequence ATGGACGTCAATCCTGACAGACTGAACGCCTTCATGGGAAAAATGCTGGGCGATGTCGGCTCGGCAATGAATGCGTCGCTGATGCTGATGGGCGACAAGCTCGGCCTGTACAAAGCACTCGCGACAAAAGGTCCGATGAATTCCCTGGAGCTTGCGAAGGCCACCGGTACCACCGAACGCTATGTTCGCGAATGGCTCGCGGCGCAGGCTGCATCCGGCTATGTCGAATATGACGCCAAGTCCGGCAAATTCTCGATGCAGCCTGAACAAGCGATGGCACTGGCGGACGAGGACAGTCCCGTTTTCATGGGCGCGGTCGGCGATCTGGTCTCGGCGACGTTTCTCGACGAGCCGAAGATCTCCGACGCATTCAAGACCGGCAAAGGCGTCGGCTGGAACCGGCGCAGCGAGTGCCTGTTCTGCGGCACGGCACGCTTCTTCCGCACCGGCTACAAGCACCATTTGGTGCAGGAATGGCTGCCCGCGCTTGACGGCGTTGTTGAAAAGCTCAAACGCGGCGCCAAGGTCGCCGATGTCGGTTGTGGGCATGGCGTTTCGACCCGCCTGATGGCGGAGGCATTTCCGAAATCACGCTTCTATGGATTCGACTATCACGAGGGATCGATCGAAGCCGCGCGCGAGGGGGCCAGGAAGGCCGGACTGAGCGATCGTGTGCGCTTCGACGTCCACTCCGCCAAGACCTACCCGGCGGAAGGCTATGACCTCATCTGCTTCTTCGACTGCTTGCACGACATGGGCGATCCGGTCGGCGCGATGAAGCATGTGCGCGAGACCATGGCCGAGGACGGCACCTGCATGCTGGTCGAGCCATTCGCCAACGACCGCCTGGAAGATAATCTCAACCCGATCGGACGCATCTATTACGCCGCTTCGACGGTGGTCTGCACGCCTGCGTCGCTCGATCAGGAGGTCGGTCTCGCGCTTGGCGCACAGGCCGGTGAGGCAAGGCTTCGCGAAGTCGCCCGCCAAGGCGGCCTGACCCGGTTCCGTCGGGCGACCGAAACGCCCTTCAATCTGATTTTGGAGGCCCGGGTATAG
- a CDS encoding DUF1194 domain-containing protein: MRWCVSIGAVLFAGAMAGGDVASIAAPNTARQLTETTDSRPAVDIELILAVDVSYSMDMDELAIQREGYAQAIVSKEFLQALKTLPNGKVSVTYFEWAASSDQKIIIPWRLIDGPETADAVADEIMKTPVRRASRTSISGAIYFAMPLFDQDPYHGLRRVIDISGDGPNNNGAPVTGARDEALSKGITINGLPIMVKEPSYSTMDIDNLDYYYEDCVIGGPGSFVVSIKDREKFKEAIRTKLVLEVAGRTPERRVIPVAEKEPRVSCLIGEKIWQDRWGR; encoded by the coding sequence ATGGCAGGTGGCGACGTCGCGAGTATCGCGGCGCCGAATACTGCACGTCAACTGACGGAAACCACTGACAGCCGGCCTGCCGTCGACATCGAACTGATCCTTGCCGTCGACGTCTCCTATTCGATGGACATGGACGAACTCGCCATTCAGCGCGAGGGGTATGCGCAGGCGATCGTTTCCAAGGAATTTCTGCAGGCGCTGAAGACCCTGCCGAACGGCAAGGTTTCCGTGACCTATTTCGAATGGGCGGCATCGAGCGACCAGAAGATCATCATTCCCTGGCGGTTGATCGACGGGCCGGAAACGGCGGATGCGGTTGCCGACGAGATCATGAAGACGCCGGTCCGCCGCGCGTCGCGCACCTCGATCTCGGGCGCGATCTATTTTGCGATGCCGCTGTTCGATCAGGATCCGTATCACGGGCTGCGGCGGGTGATCGATATCTCCGGTGACGGTCCCAACAACAACGGTGCGCCGGTTACCGGCGCCCGCGACGAGGCGCTGTCGAAGGGAATCACCATCAACGGCCTGCCGATCATGGTGAAGGAGCCGTCCTACTCGACCATGGATATCGACAACCTCGATTACTATTACGAGGACTGCGTGATCGGCGGCCCGGGTTCCTTCGTGGTGTCGATCAAGGACCGCGAGAAGTTCAAGGAGGCGATCCGCACCAAGCTCGTGCTCGAAGTCGCAGGGCGAACGCCGGAGCGCCGGGTTATCCCGGTGGCCGAGAAAGAGCCGCGTGTTTCCTGCCTGATCGGCGAGAAGATCTGGCAGGATCGCTGGGGCAGGTGA